The DNA region CGTTGGCGACTGGTGACCATGACCAGCAAGCCGTCCGGTAAATGATTGAGGAAGAATTGCAGGCAGCGATCGAGTACCGGGCCTTGCGCCAGATGATAATCGTCGAGCACCAACAGCAGCGGCGCCGCTGGATCAAGGTGCAGCGCCAGCTCATCGAGCAGACCGTCGAGCCATTCTTCAAACGCAAACGGCTGATGACGCTGACGCATTTTCAGCAGCCCCAATGCACGGCTGCCCAATTGCGGAAAGTAGTCCTGCAAACCTTCCAGCAAACGCTCGAGGAAGCGCCCGGGGTCACTGTCGCGCGGGCTCAGGCCGAGCCACAGACTTTGCCACTGCGCCGGCAGACTCTGGCAGAACTCCACCGCCAGCGAACTCTTGCCAAACCCGGCCGGGGCACTGACCAGCAATAGCCGTCCACCGAGCCCGGCTTGCAGGCGCTCGCACAGGCGCGGTCGCAGCACGTAGCCCTCGGGCAATGGCGGGCGAAAAAAACGCCCGTCGAGTGCCGCGACGGCAACGCTTGCAGGACCCGGAAGTGGGGACAGATCAGTCATGGCCGGCTCTTGTTTGAATGGCTATTGGCGGCATTGCAGATGTCCGCAGACTAGCCTTAAACGAAGAGGTAATGAAGGTTGCTGCTACAAATGGCTACAAAAAAGCTACACAGCGCCGACAAAATCCGCCATCACCGCTACATCGCGCCTTGTGCTGAATCCGTGTAGGAGCTGCCGCAGGCTGCGATCTTTTGACCTTGGTTTTTTACAATCAACAACAGGATCAAAAGATCGCAGCCTGCGGCAGCTCCTGCATGAGCGGTGCGGTGGGAAACGCGCAAAAAAACGCCCCGAACCAGTCGGGGCGTTTTTCACGAGGATGCGGCCTCGGGTTTACAGCGGTTTAGCGAACACCGTCCTGACGCAGAGCGGCTGGAGTGAAGTCGCTGGTGGTGGCGGTGAAACCGAAGTCATACGCCTGTTTCTCTTCGTTCTTCATGCCCAGCGCCAGATAACGGCCAGATTGCAGGTCGTAGAGGGTTTCCAGGGCGTACCACGGCACTTGCTTGTCGTAGTAGTCCTCGGCATGCGCCTCGGCCACACGCCACAGCTGACCACGACCGTCGTAGTGGTCGATCACCGCCGCTTGCCAGGTGTCTTCATCGATATAGAAGTCGCGCTTGGCGTAGATGTGGCGCTGACCTTCCTTCAGGGTTGCAACCACGTGCCAGACGCGACGCAGCTCGTAGCGCGCCAGGTCCTGGTTGATGTGGCCGGCCTTGATGATGTCGGTGTACTTCAGTTTCGGATCGTCGAGCTTGTAGCTGTCCGAAGCGATGTACATCTCTTTCTTGCCTTCGAGCTTCCAGTCGTAACGATCCGGGGCACCGTTGAACATGTCGAGGTTGTCGGAGGTACGCAGGCCATCCGCCGCAGTACCCGGGCCGTCATAGGACACTTGTGGCGCACGGCGCACACGACGCTGACCGGCGTTGTAGACCCACGCCGAACGCGGTTCCTTCACTTGGTCGAGGGTCTCGTGCACCAGCAGCACGCCACCGGCCAGACGTGCCGGCGCAGTCACTTTCTGCTTGAAGTAGAACAGGATGTTGCCTGGGTTTTTCGGGTCGTAGTCCTTCATCTTGTCGCGGAACACGAACTGATCCTGGAAGTACACCAGGCTGAACGAGCCGTTCGGTTGTGGCGTCGCCTGGGTCACCAGACGGGTCACGCTGCCGCCGCGATAGCGGGTGATATGGTTCCAGATGACTTCCACACCGCTTTTTGGAATCGGGAACGGCACAGCGGTTTCGAAGTTTTCCAGACCGTTGCCGCCGGACACCAGATTGGTGGTGGTGGCGTTTTTCTTGATGGCGGCGAACACGTCATCCGGCACGGTCGCGCCGCGATGGGACGGGTAAACCGGCATCTTGAAGGTGTCCGGATAACGCTTGAACATCGCGTACTGGCCCGGTGCAAGTTTGTCCTTGTACTTGTCGACGTCCTTGGCGGTGATGATGAACAGCGGTTTTTCACTGGCGTACGGGTCAGACAGGAAACCCTTGCTGTCGACGGTGCCGGCATTCTTCGGCAGCGGTTTCCACGCCGGAATCGAACCGTCGGCGTTACCAGCCATTTCAGCGCCCATCGGGGTCAGGCTCTTGCCCAACTTGTCGGCTTCAGCAGCAGGCACAGCGGCCATGACACCGGTCGCCAACAGCGACAGGCCCAGTACACCGGCGTGGAACAGACTCTTTGTTATTTTCATATGTGTGTTCGTCCTGAAATGCAGTGCTTAGAAGTTCACGCCGAAGCTGAGCGCAACGAAGTCGCGGTCATCCACGGTGGTGTACTTGCCGTCGAAGAAGTTGGTGTAAGCCAGGCTCGCGGTGTAGGTGTTCTGGTATTCAGCGTCGACACCGAGGCTGACCGCCTTGCGACCTTCCTCGAAGTTGCCGCCAGGGCCTGGCGAGTAACCGCTGACGTCGTGGGACCAGGCCACGTTCGGCTTGAGGTTCACGCCGGCGAAGACGTCGTTGTATTCCCAGATGGCGCGACCGCGGTAGCCCCACGACACTGATGTGGTGAAGCCGTCGTTGTCGCAATTGCGGCTGCGGTTGTTCTGCGGCGACCCAGGTCCTGCACCGTTGATGGTGCTGGCGTTGAGAATGTTGGCGCAGGTATCGATACCGCCAGTGGCTGGCAACTCACCCGGGCCAAACACCGGATCGCGGCCATAACGCATGTCGGAACGGCTTTCCAGCCCGCCGACATAAGTCGCGCCGACTTCGCCAACCAGGGTCAGACGGCTGGCGCCCATGACTTGATCGAAGAAGTGCGTGAACGTTGTCTGGATCTGGGTGATTTCCTTGCGCTCGTAACCATGCAGGTCCTGACCCGGCACACCGTTGAGTATCGAAGCGTTGGTCAGTGCACCGCCGAGCGGACGCACACCGGCGAACAGAATGTCGGTGGAGTTCAGTTGCACCGGCGCGTTCGGACGGTAGCTGATCTCACCGCTCC from Pseudomonas helmanticensis includes:
- a CDS encoding DUF1329 domain-containing protein, translated to MKITKSLFHAGVLGLSLLATGVMAAVPAAEADKLGKSLTPMGAEMAGNADGSIPAWKPLPKNAGTVDSKGFLSDPYASEKPLFIITAKDVDKYKDKLAPGQYAMFKRYPDTFKMPVYPSHRGATVPDDVFAAIKKNATTTNLVSGGNGLENFETAVPFPIPKSGVEVIWNHITRYRGGSVTRLVTQATPQPNGSFSLVYFQDQFVFRDKMKDYDPKNPGNILFYFKQKVTAPARLAGGVLLVHETLDQVKEPRSAWVYNAGQRRVRRAPQVSYDGPGTAADGLRTSDNLDMFNGAPDRYDWKLEGKKEMYIASDSYKLDDPKLKYTDIIKAGHINQDLARYELRRVWHVVATLKEGQRHIYAKRDFYIDEDTWQAAVIDHYDGRGQLWRVAEAHAEDYYDKQVPWYALETLYDLQSGRYLALGMKNEEKQAYDFGFTATTSDFTPAALRQDGVR